The genomic window CATGCTGGCGCTGCAGTAGGTCTGGCACCGACAGCGTGGAATTGCATCAACGGATCGTCTCGGCGCCGGTAGATTTCGGCGCCATCCGTTCTGAATTCGGCCTGGCCTCGGCGTATCCCGCCGAGGCCACCGCGGAAGCCCGCGACGCGTCCGACGCGTTCGCGGGCGACCGGGCCGATCGCACCGATATCCCGTTCGTGACGATCGACCCGCCGGGGGCCATGGATCTGGACCAGGCCCTGCATCTCGAGCGCACCGGCACCGGCTTTCTCCTGCATTACGCCATCGCCGATGTCGGTGCCGTGATCGATCCCGACGGCGCGCTGGCCAAGCAGTCGAGCGCCCGGGGGCAAACCTTCTACCTGCCCGACGGCACCGTCCCGCTGCACCCGCCGGTGCTCTCGGAAGGCACCGCGAGCCTGCTGCCCGAACAGCAGCGGCCCGCCGCGCTGTGGACCATCGAGCTCGACGAAAACGCTGAACCCCAACACTTTTCGGTACAGCGGGCGCTGGTCCGTTCGCGGGCCAGGCTCGACTACGCCGGCGTGCAGGCCGACGCCGACGCCGACCGGCTACACCCCTCGATCGCGGCCCTGCCGGAATTCGGTACGCGGCGCATCGAGGCCGGGCTGGTGCGCGGCGCGATCGGGCTGCGGTTGCCCGCGCAAGCCATCGTCCGGTCCGGTAACTCGGATGGTCACTGGCGCCTGATCGTCGAACCACGGACCGCGGCGGACGACTGGAACGAGCAGGTCTCGCTGCTGACCGGGATGTGCGCGGCACGCATCATGATCGACGCGGGCGCGCCCGCGCTGCTGCGCACCATGCCGCCACCCGCCGAATCGGCGATCGCGTCCATGCGCCGTACCGCGGCGGCATTGGGTGTGCAGTGGCCGGAGGAGCAGTCGGTCGGGCAGATGCTGGCCGGGCTGGACCCGAACACCCCCGCCGCGCTCGTCCTGATGTCGGAGGCGACGAGCCTGCTGCGCGGCGCGTCCTACACCGTGCTGGCCGGGGACACCGCGTCGGTCACCCCGGAAAGCTTGCAGCACAGCGCGATCCGCGCGCCGTACGCCCATGTCACCGCGCCGCTACGCAGGCTGACCGACCGGTTCAGCACCGAGATCTGTCTGGCCCGCTGCGCGGGAACCGAAGTGCCGCAATGGGTTACCGAGGGGCTGGCGGCCACCGCCGACACCATGCGGCGCAGCGACGCGATCGCGGGCAAGGTGGAACGGGCCTGCATCGACCTCACCGAGTCGACCCTGCTCGCGGAGCGGGCGGGCAGCGAGTTCGATGCGGTGGTGGTGCGCGAAGCCAACAGCAACCGCCCCGCGGAGATCTTCGTCGCCGACCCGCCGGTTCTCGGCCCGTGCGCGGGCGAACCACCGGAAGGCGCGACCGTCCGGGTCCGCCTGCTCTCAGCCGACCCGGCCACTCGCAAGATCAACTTCGCCTATCCGGTGTAAGCCGCCACCCACCGCCCGGCGCACCCCCTGTATGTGCCACACACCCAGTGCACGGGATGTGCAGCCAACAGAAACAGGGGTGGATTAGTCGGCGGTTACGGCCGCGGCCGCCTCGGGGTAGCGGGTGAGCGCCTTGCGGGCGGCCGCGTCTTCGGCGCCGGCGAGTACTCGATAGAGGGCGGTTTCCTCGCCCGCGGCGCCCGCGTCCGCGGCGGTGCCGTAGATGGCGTGTTGGGATTCGACGGCGTCGCGATGATCGCCAAGGACGGTTTGTAAGCGTTTCGCCCGGCTGCCGCGTTCGCCTGCGTCTTCGCCGAGGACCGGTTCGGCGGCTTCACATGAATACCGTAATCGCTTGGCGCTCTTGCGGATATCGTGCAGCAGCTCCACCCGGTCGGCCGGGGTCACGGTGGTTTCCTGCTCGATGAGCTCTTCGACGCGTTCGCGGTCGCGTTCCAGTACTACGCCGAAGAAGTCCGCCGCCGGTACCTTGGCCCGCGAGGAACGCAGGGGCGGATCGGTGCGCCACTTGGTGAGTTCGTCGCGCAGCTCGCGGTAGCGCACGCTGTCTACCGCCAGCAGTACGTCGGCGTGGGCGGCGGAGTACCGGTCGTGTTCGGCCGTGACCAGCCGGGCGGTCACCGCTTTGATTTCCTCGGCCGAATGATCCGACTGCTCGCCGTGTTCGGCGAGCAGCGCCTCGAACCTTTCGGCGCGCACCTCGGCATCGCGGGCGACGCCGAGGACACCGGCCAGCCACTTGAGCTCATCGCCCATCGCCTTGGCCCGCGCGCGGTCGAACAGCCCGCGATAGGACCGCAGCACGCTGCGCAGCCTGCGCGTCGCCACCCGCATCTGATGCACCGAATCGGGTTCGTCGGCGCGCACCTCGGGTTCGGCGGCCAGCAGCCGGTCCACATTGTCGCGCAGTGCCTCGACAATCGCCTCGCCCGCTGTGGCCGTCATGGTTAACCCGCCTTCGCGAATCGGTCGGTGGCTTCGACCAGATGATGGGTGATGCCCGGTTCGTTGGCCGCGTGCCCGGCGTCGTCCACGATGTGCAATTCCGAGCCCGGCAGCGCTTTGTGCAGATCCCAGGCGCTCACCGCGGGGCAGACGATGTCGTGGCGGCCCTGGACGATCACCGTCGGGATGTGCGAGATGGTGCCGATGTCGCGCAGTAGCTGGCCTTCGTCGAGGAAGCCGCCGTTGCGGAAGTAGTGGTTCTCGATCCGCGCGAACGCGAGCGCGAACCGCGGTTCGGCGGTCTCGGCGACCCGATCCGGTTGCGGCAGCAGGGTACTGGTCGCTCCCTCCCAGGTGGACCAGGCGATGGCGGCCGCGAGCGCGACCTCTTCGTCGGGGGAGTGCAGCAACCGGTGATAGACCTCGACCAGATCCGCACCACGCTCGGCTTCCGGCACCGGCGCGAGGAACTTCTCCCACTCGTCGGGGTACACGCAGCCCGCGGGGCCGTTGTAATACCAGTCGATTTCCTTGCGGCGCAACAGGAAGATGCCGCGCAGCACCAGCTCGGTCACCCGGTCCGGGTGCGTCTCGGCATAGGCGAGCGCGAGGGTGGAACCCCACGAGCCGCCGAACACCTGCCAGCGCTCGACGCCGAGATGCGCACGCAGCGCCTCGATGTCGGCGATCAGGTGCTGGGTGGTGTTGGTCGCCAGGCTCGCGCCCTCGGCCAGGTGTGGCGTGGAACGTCCGCAGCCGCGCTGATCGAGCAACACGATCCGGTAGGCCGCCGGGTCGAAGAACTGCCGGTGGTACGGCGAGGTGCCGCCGCCGGGGCCGCCGTGCAGGAACACCACCGGTTTACCGTCGGGGTTGCCACTGACCTCCCAGTACACCGACTGGCCGTCACCGACGTCGAGCTTGCCGGTGTCGTAGGGCTCGATCTCGGGGTACAGCGTCCGCCGCGGTGCGTCGCCCATCAGAACGCGAGTCCGGCGGCGAGGTCCGGCAGTTCCAGCGCTTCGATCGCCTGCTTGTGCACGTCGGCACAGCTCTTGGTGGTGAGGCGGTCGACGACCGGCTTGTCGGCGAGCACCGCGCCGTTGATGCCGCCGTTGCGCAGCGCCCATTCGTGCACCAGCGCGTTGAGCCCGATCTTGCCGAGCGTCGGACCCTGCACCCGCCAGTTCGACAGCTCCGGCCTGATCATGTCGCAGAGCTGGGCGGCCGCAGCGTCGGAGATCTCCGGGGTGCCCGGTTTGCTGGTGCCCGCGGTTCCGCCCGGCTTGCTGGTCGCCGGTGCCGACGTCGTCGAGCTCGCGCTCCCGGTCGGAGCCGGGTTCGACTCGCTTCCACATGCGGTCAGTGCTGCGGCGGCGAAAACGCCTGCCAGCAGCAGGGTGCTGCGTGAAATCCAACGGCTGTGCGGCATCGGTACCTCTGCTCGTAACGTCAATGTCCGCATCGAGTCTGCCATTGTTTTGCCGACCCGGCCCGTTTCGATCGGCTGGGCCGAGCAGTGCGGTAGGCGCGCACCGCCCGGCCGATCCTCGTTACGCCGAGGTTCTAGAAGCTGTGCTCGGGACCCGGGTAGGTGCCCCGGCGCACTTCTTCGGCGTAAGCGGCCGCGGCGGTGCGCAGTTCGTCACCGACATTGCCGAACCGCTTGACGAACTTGGCGGTCTTGCCGCTGGTGTAACCCGCCATGTCCTGCCAAACCAGCACCTGCGCATCGGTTTCCGCGCCCGCGCCGATGCCGACGGTCGGAATGGTCAGCTTGCGGGTGACCTGGGCGGCCAGCTCGGCGGGCACCATCTCCATGACTACCGAGAACGCACCCGCTTCCTGCACCGCGATCGCGTCGGCGATGAGCTGCTCGGCGCCGTCGCCGCGGCCCTGCACGCGGAACCCGCCCAAGGTATTGACGCTCTGCGGGGTGAAACCGATGTGCGCCATCACCGGAATGCCCGCCGAGGTGATCATGGCGATCTGCTCGGCGACCCGCTCGCCGCCTTCCAGCTTCACCGCGTGGGCCTGGCCTTCCTTCATGAACCGGGTCGCGGTGGCCAGTGCCTGCTGTGGCGAGGACTCGTAGGTGCCGAACGGCAGATCGGCCACCACCAGCGCGTGCGGTGCGCCGCGCACAACGCCGCGCACCAGCGGGACGAGTTCTTCGACGGTGATCGGCACGGTGGTGTCGTAGCCGTAGACCACGTTGGCCGCGGAATCGCCGACCAGCAGCACCGGAATGCCTGCTTCTTCGAACAGCCGGGCCGAGGAATAGTCGTAAGCGGTGAGCATGGCCCAGCGCTCGCCGTCGGCCTTCATCTGCTGCAGATGGTGCACCCTGGTCTTGCGCGCCTTCTTGGGCTGGGTGGGTGCCGCACCGTAGGCAGGGGTTTCCGAATCGGATACGGACATCATCGTCCCTTTCGTCTGGTGTCTCCTCGGGGCCCATCCGGGTCCCCGGGTTCGTCTGACGAATTCCAGTGTGCCAGCTCTCACCGGGCCGCATTAACCCCCGCGACCGATGCAATTGGTCACACGACCGGGCGGTCCGCGCGGGTCATCTGGGCCGGTTTGGCGCGTCTGACCGGTGCGTTGACCGTGCCGAGCGGGCGAGCTGCCACTATCAGAGCATGGCTTTGGTTCGGAATGGGCGCGGTGCGCTGATGGTGGCGGTGCTGGCGGTGGTGGCGGCGGGGTGCACGCTCACCACGGACGAGCCGCAGGGGCCGATGCCGACACCGCCCGCCGAGCTGACCAAGTTCTACACGCAGACGATCCAGTGGGGCGGTTGCCGAGGCTTCGGCGCCCAGGACGACCGCTTCGCACCCAACGCGGAATGCGCGCGGATCAACGTTCCGATCGACTATGCCGCGCCGGACGGGGCGACCGCGCAGATCGCGGTGTCCCGGATCAAAGCGACCGGGAAACGAATCGGTTCGCTGCTGATGAACCCCGGCGGGCCGGGGGAGTCGGGCCTGACCATGTCGGCGCTCGGCAACAAGACCCCGCTGGCCGAACACTTCGATCGGGTCGGTTTCGACCCGCGCGGCGTCGGCTCGTCGACCCCGGCCATCGTCTGCGAAACTGCGCAGGAACAGGACGCCGAGCGGGCCGAACCGCCGAAGGACAACACGCCTCATGGCATCGCCGAGGCGGAGGACGAGAACCGGGAGTACGCGCAGCGCTGCACCGAACGCACCGGCAAGGAATTCCTCGCCCACGTCGGCACCCGCGAGGTGGTGCGGGATCTGGACGTGATGCGGGCGGCGCTCGGCGACGCGAAGCTCAGCTACCTGGGTTACTCGTACGGAACCAAGATCGGTTCGGCGTACGCCGAGAAGTTCCCCGACCACGTGCGCGCTCTGGTACTGGACGGCGCCATCGACTCCTCGCAGGACCCGGTGCAGGAGTCACTGCGCCAGGCGGAGGGTTTCCAGAAGGTGTTCGACGCCTACGCGGCGGACTGCGTGAGCAAGGGCGAGTGCCCGCTCGGCACCGACCGGGCACAGGCGGTGCAGCGATTCCGTGAGCTGGTGAATCCGTTGTGGGACAAGCCCGTATCGACCACCGATCCGCGCGGCCTCAACTACGGTGACGCGCTCACCGGCGTGCGGCAGGCGCTCTACAGCAACGATATGTGGCCCGTGCTCACCCTCGGCCTGTCCGAACTGCGCGACGGTCGCGGCGACACCCTGCTGCAACTGGCCGACCTCTACGACGGCCGCCGTGACGACGGCACCTATAGCAACACCACCGACGCGTTCAATGCCATTCGCTGCGTGGACGATCCGCGCATCAGTGACCGGGAGATCACCGCCAAGCAGGACGCCGAATACCGCAAGGCGGCGCCGTTCCTGGATGACGGCCGCGGCACCGGCGCGGCCCCGCTGGACCAGTGCACCGTCTGGCCGGTGCCGAACACCAGTGACCCGCACCGTATTTCGGTGACCGGGCTGCCGAAGACGGTGGTCGTGTCGACCACCGAC from Nocardia iowensis includes these protein-coding regions:
- a CDS encoding alpha/beta hydrolase yields the protein MALVRNGRGALMVAVLAVVAAGCTLTTDEPQGPMPTPPAELTKFYTQTIQWGGCRGFGAQDDRFAPNAECARINVPIDYAAPDGATAQIAVSRIKATGKRIGSLLMNPGGPGESGLTMSALGNKTPLAEHFDRVGFDPRGVGSSTPAIVCETAQEQDAERAEPPKDNTPHGIAEAEDENREYAQRCTERTGKEFLAHVGTREVVRDLDVMRAALGDAKLSYLGYSYGTKIGSAYAEKFPDHVRALVLDGAIDSSQDPVQESLRQAEGFQKVFDAYAADCVSKGECPLGTDRAQAVQRFRELVNPLWDKPVSTTDPRGLNYGDALTGVRQALYSNDMWPVLTLGLSELRDGRGDTLLQLADLYDGRRDDGTYSNTTDAFNAIRCVDDPRISDREITAKQDAEYRKAAPFLDDGRGTGAAPLDQCTVWPVPNTSDPHRISVTGLPKTVVVSTTDDPATPYQAGVELAAQLGASLVTYQGNRHTIALSGGSSCVDRAVIDYLVDLKEPAPGLTCAPNGR
- the panB gene encoding 3-methyl-2-oxobutanoate hydroxymethyltransferase, which encodes MSVSDSETPAYGAAPTQPKKARKTRVHHLQQMKADGERWAMLTAYDYSSARLFEEAGIPVLLVGDSAANVVYGYDTTVPITVEELVPLVRGVVRGAPHALVVADLPFGTYESSPQQALATATRFMKEGQAHAVKLEGGERVAEQIAMITSAGIPVMAHIGFTPQSVNTLGGFRVQGRGDGAEQLIADAIAVQEAGAFSVVMEMVPAELAAQVTRKLTIPTVGIGAGAETDAQVLVWQDMAGYTSGKTAKFVKRFGNVGDELRTAAAAYAEEVRRGTYPGPEHSF
- a CDS encoding CHAD domain-containing protein encodes the protein MTATAGEAIVEALRDNVDRLLAAEPEVRADEPDSVHQMRVATRRLRSVLRSYRGLFDRARAKAMGDELKWLAGVLGVARDAEVRAERFEALLAEHGEQSDHSAEEIKAVTARLVTAEHDRYSAAHADVLLAVDSVRYRELRDELTKWRTDPPLRSSRAKVPAADFFGVVLERDRERVEELIEQETTVTPADRVELLHDIRKSAKRLRYSCEAAEPVLGEDAGERGSRAKRLQTVLGDHRDAVESQHAIYGTAADAGAAGEETALYRVLAGAEDAAARKALTRYPEAAAAVTAD
- a CDS encoding RNB domain-containing ribonuclease; the protein is MELHQRIVSAPVDFGAIRSEFGLASAYPAEATAEARDASDAFAGDRADRTDIPFVTIDPPGAMDLDQALHLERTGTGFLLHYAIADVGAVIDPDGALAKQSSARGQTFYLPDGTVPLHPPVLSEGTASLLPEQQRPAALWTIELDENAEPQHFSVQRALVRSRARLDYAGVQADADADRLHPSIAALPEFGTRRIEAGLVRGAIGLRLPAQAIVRSGNSDGHWRLIVEPRTAADDWNEQVSLLTGMCAARIMIDAGAPALLRTMPPPAESAIASMRRTAAALGVQWPEEQSVGQMLAGLDPNTPAALVLMSEATSLLRGASYTVLAGDTASVTPESLQHSAIRAPYAHVTAPLRRLTDRFSTEICLARCAGTEVPQWVTEGLAATADTMRRSDAIAGKVERACIDLTESTLLAERAGSEFDAVVVREANSNRPAEIFVADPPVLGPCAGEPPEGATVRVRLLSADPATRKINFAYPV
- the pip gene encoding prolyl aminopeptidase, with amino-acid sequence MGDAPRRTLYPEIEPYDTGKLDVGDGQSVYWEVSGNPDGKPVVFLHGGPGGGTSPYHRQFFDPAAYRIVLLDQRGCGRSTPHLAEGASLATNTTQHLIADIEALRAHLGVERWQVFGGSWGSTLALAYAETHPDRVTELVLRGIFLLRRKEIDWYYNGPAGCVYPDEWEKFLAPVPEAERGADLVEVYHRLLHSPDEEVALAAAIAWSTWEGATSTLLPQPDRVAETAEPRFALAFARIENHYFRNGGFLDEGQLLRDIGTISHIPTVIVQGRHDIVCPAVSAWDLHKALPGSELHIVDDAGHAANEPGITHHLVEATDRFAKAG